A single window of Eucalyptus grandis isolate ANBG69807.140 chromosome 1, ASM1654582v1, whole genome shotgun sequence DNA harbors:
- the LOC104421153 gene encoding nudix hydrolase 26, chloroplastic isoform X2 — translation MASSSCRCTLLLNRPILLHHRPSKARGFSPASVPLHLLRKPCDLRSRIRCASGPPSSSSSPPSPSPSPSMEAPPEGYRPNVGICLVNSSKKIFAASRLDVRDAWQMPQGGIDEGEDPRRAAMRELREETGVSSAEILAEVPYWLTYDFPPDVREKLKIQWGSDWKGQAQKWLVHPLSIPLPLLRPFPPLSP, via the exons ATGGCATCATCGTCGTGCCGTTGCACGCTCCTCCTGAATCGCCCGATCCTCCTCCATCATCGTCCCTCCAAAGCTCGCGGATTCTCTCCCGCTTCCGTCCCGCTCCACCTCCTTCGCAAACCCTGCGATCTCCGTTCGCGGATTCGCTGCGCTTCGGGTCCgccatcttcctcctcctcgccgccgtcgccgtcgccgtcgccgtcgatGGAAGCTCCTCCCGAAGGCTACCGGCCGAACGTCGGCATCTGCCTCGTCAATTCCTCCAAGAAg ATTTTCGCTGCTTCGAGGCTTGATGTCCGCGACGCCTGGCAAATGCCGCAG GGTGGGATTGATGAGGGCGAAGATCCGAGACGTGCAGCCATGAGGGAACTAAGAGAAGAGACGGGAGTCTCGTCGGCTGAAATTCTGGCAGAG GTTCCTTACTGGTTGACATATGACTTTCCTCCGGATGTTAGGGAAAAACTCAAAATCCAGTGGGGATCAGACTGGAAAGGCCAAGCACAGAAGTGGTTAGTTCACCCACTTTCAATTCCCTTACCCCTCCTCCGCCCgttccctcccctctctccctag